The following coding sequences are from one Hymenobacter sp. DG25A window:
- a CDS encoding cystathionine gamma-synthase, which yields MKFGTKAIHAGVHPDPETGAIMTPIYQTSTYVQRSPGDHKGYEYSRTHNPTRTQLQDALAALENGKHGLAYASGMAAIDCIIKLLQPGDEVISTNDLYGGTYRLFTKVYAAYGIKFHFVPMHDMTAVEAKVTANTKLIWVETPTNPLLNVIDIEAAAAVAKKAGALLVVDNTFSTPYLQTPLDLGADMVMHSLTKYMGGHSDVVMGAVIVKDDELHERLRFLQNACGGTPGPQDCFLVLRGLKTLHIRMQRHCENGRAVAEYLQSHPKVEKVFWPGFPEHPNHAVAARQMRGFGGMMSFVLKGDRMEDAVAVLEKFELFSLAESLGGVESLSGHPASMTHASIPAEERRKSGLSDSLIRLSVGIEDVEDLIEDLKQAIG from the coding sequence ATGAAATTCGGAACCAAAGCCATCCATGCCGGCGTGCACCCTGACCCCGAAACCGGGGCTATCATGACGCCCATCTACCAGACCTCGACCTACGTGCAACGCTCCCCCGGCGACCACAAAGGCTATGAATACTCCCGCACCCACAACCCCACCCGCACCCAGCTGCAGGATGCGCTGGCGGCGCTGGAAAACGGCAAGCATGGTCTGGCCTACGCCTCAGGCATGGCCGCCATCGACTGCATCATTAAGCTGCTGCAGCCCGGCGACGAGGTGATTTCCACCAACGACCTGTATGGCGGCACCTATCGCCTCTTTACCAAAGTGTATGCGGCCTACGGCATCAAATTTCACTTCGTGCCCATGCACGATATGACGGCCGTGGAGGCAAAGGTAACCGCCAACACCAAGCTCATCTGGGTAGAAACGCCTACCAATCCGCTGCTCAACGTTATTGATATTGAAGCCGCCGCTGCCGTAGCCAAGAAAGCCGGTGCGCTGCTGGTGGTAGACAATACCTTCTCCACCCCCTACCTGCAAACTCCGCTGGATCTGGGGGCGGATATGGTGATGCACTCCCTCACTAAGTACATGGGCGGCCACTCCGACGTGGTAATGGGTGCTGTGATTGTGAAGGACGACGAGCTGCACGAGCGGCTGCGCTTCCTGCAGAATGCCTGCGGCGGCACGCCTGGCCCCCAGGACTGCTTCCTGGTGCTGCGCGGCCTCAAAACCCTGCACATTCGCATGCAGCGCCACTGCGAAAACGGCCGCGCCGTAGCGGAGTACCTCCAGAGCCACCCCAAAGTAGAAAAGGTGTTCTGGCCCGGTTTCCCCGAGCATCCCAACCACGCCGTAGCTGCCCGGCAAATGCGTGGTTTCGGCGGTATGATGTCGTTTGTGTTGAAGGGCGACCGGATGGAAGATGCCGTAGCGGTGCTGGAGAAATTTGAGCTGTTCTCGCTGGCCGAAAGCCTCGGCGGCGTAGAAAGCCTGAGCGGCCACCCCGCCTCCATGACGCACGCCAGCATTCCCGCCGAAGAGCGCCGCAAATCCGGCCTGTCTGACTCACTGATTCGCCTGAGTGTGGGGATTGAAGACGTGGAAGATTTGATTGAGGATCTGAAGCAGGCTATTGGGTAA
- a CDS encoding NAD(P)/FAD-dependent oxidoreductase: MNTISTDICIIGAGPVGLFAVFEAGLLKLRCHVVDALPQVGGQLSEIYPKKPIYDIPGFPSILAGDLVRNLMQQIEPFHPTFTLGERVERFAKLEDGSFQLFTTDGTEILCKTIAIAGGLGSFEPRKPAIDELEKFEGGRGVHYMVRDPEYFRNQRLVIAGGGDSALDWTIFLADLAKEVTLVHRGTTFRGAADSAEKVQKLHEAGKVRLVLSSNVTHVHGNGKLEAVTITANNGETESVPLDHFIPLFGLTPKLGPIGEWGLELEDDAVKVNTLDYSTSLPGVFAIGDINTYPGKLKLILCGFHEAALMAQGAFKYINPDKKYVLKYTTVNGVPTL; the protein is encoded by the coding sequence ATGAATACCATTTCCACCGATATCTGCATCATTGGGGCTGGCCCGGTGGGCCTGTTTGCCGTATTTGAGGCCGGACTTTTGAAATTGCGCTGCCACGTGGTAGATGCCCTGCCGCAGGTAGGCGGGCAGCTCTCGGAGATATACCCCAAGAAACCTATCTACGATATTCCGGGCTTCCCCAGCATTCTGGCCGGCGACCTGGTGCGCAACCTGATGCAGCAGATTGAGCCCTTCCACCCCACCTTCACGCTGGGTGAGCGGGTAGAGCGTTTTGCCAAGCTCGAGGACGGCTCTTTTCAGCTCTTCACCACCGACGGCACCGAAATCCTCTGCAAGACCATTGCCATTGCGGGCGGCCTGGGCTCTTTTGAGCCGCGCAAGCCGGCTATTGATGAGCTGGAGAAATTTGAAGGCGGCCGCGGCGTGCACTACATGGTGCGCGACCCGGAGTACTTCCGCAACCAGCGCCTGGTTATTGCCGGCGGCGGCGACTCCGCCCTTGACTGGACCATTTTCCTGGCCGATTTGGCCAAAGAAGTAACCTTGGTGCACCGCGGCACCACCTTCCGCGGCGCCGCCGACTCGGCGGAGAAAGTGCAGAAGCTGCACGAGGCCGGCAAAGTACGCCTGGTGCTGAGCAGCAACGTCACCCACGTGCACGGCAACGGTAAGCTGGAGGCCGTCACCATCACCGCCAACAACGGCGAAACAGAATCTGTACCGCTTGACCACTTTATCCCCCTGTTTGGCCTCACGCCCAAGCTGGGGCCCATTGGCGAGTGGGGCCTGGAGCTGGAAGATGATGCCGTGAAGGTGAATACCCTGGACTACTCCACTTCCCTGCCCGGCGTATTCGCCATCGGCGATATCAACACCTACCCCGGCAAGCTGAAGCTCATTCTGTGTGGCTTCCACGAGGCGGCCCTGATGGCGCAGGGGGCTTTCAAGTACATCAACCCGGATAAGAAATACGTCCTGAAGTACACCACCGTAAACGGGGTGCCCACTCTCTAG
- a CDS encoding TVP38/TMEM64 family protein has translation MAFLKELFQKNASTLLSMLLLVAMPVVGSSSLTYFLYRNQELLQNLSLGGAVFYFVVIAFTMAFALTPTTFVAIVTGFYLGWIGLPGMVLAYALAAFIGYHIAASLDHGRMLQFLHHFPKADAVMQELRHESWQLIVLTRISPVLPFALMTFVLAVMRVNRRKFLLASVVGMLPRSLFFYWLGTQAQDALALLSNPDTGTGGKVLVLVLIVVSLFGLYYLFNRALKRALGKNAATPQKN, from the coding sequence ATGGCTTTCCTCAAAGAGCTTTTTCAAAAAAACGCCTCCACCCTGCTGTCCATGCTCTTGCTGGTGGCCATGCCGGTGGTAGGCAGCTCCTCGCTCACGTATTTCCTGTACCGCAACCAGGAGCTGCTCCAGAACCTGAGCCTGGGTGGTGCGGTGTTTTATTTTGTGGTTATTGCCTTCACCATGGCTTTTGCCCTCACGCCCACCACATTTGTGGCCATCGTCACGGGTTTTTATCTGGGCTGGATTGGCCTGCCCGGCATGGTGCTGGCCTACGCGCTGGCTGCCTTCATTGGCTACCATATTGCGGCTTCGCTGGACCACGGCCGCATGCTGCAGTTTCTGCACCACTTTCCCAAAGCCGATGCCGTGATGCAGGAGTTGCGCCACGAAAGCTGGCAGCTGATTGTGCTCACCCGCATTTCCCCGGTGCTGCCCTTTGCTCTCATGACGTTTGTACTGGCCGTGATGCGTGTAAACCGCCGGAAGTTTCTGCTGGCCTCGGTGGTGGGCATGCTGCCGCGCAGCCTGTTCTTCTACTGGTTGGGCACCCAAGCCCAGGATGCGCTGGCCCTGCTCAGCAACCCCGATACCGGCACGGGCGGCAAAGTTCTGGTGCTGGTGCTCATTGTTGTGTCGTTATTCGGGTTGTATTACTTATTTAACCGGGCCCTGAAGCGTGCCTTAGGCAAAAATGCCGCGACGCCGCAAAAAAATTAA
- a CDS encoding alpha-2-macroglobulin family protein, with amino-acid sequence MLFSSGSSAPTPPAGPNPKKWKQIDALLAKDQTASAKKLVDEIYQQARQQQDTPEYLRALLYKLRLLEAKEEEADVKAIALVEADLQQAKFPARPILHSLLAQFYANYYEEHRYQLYDRTQGANQSAAPTDTSAADLRTWDAARLGSAVVQHYKASIADEPQRQQQLFLSQLGYAIRGGNAEGRALRPTLYDLLAHRAVDGLQNDEYYVTRPAAQFQLKDARLFGPAAEFARLRLTAPKADSLNGQFHALQVLQQLIAFRLQDAKNLAALADVDRKRLAIVKEHAEMAKEDSLYAAALTREAQSYQTLPISTEFLAALADQLEESQPAKAREVALEAEKRFPKSRGAQQAKAIRQRIEAVTLEFTAEEVLLPNQPWLLKLEVRNVAKLYARAYRISTAQAMRYLSREERGEVQPLQKRYARVLAAKPAAVWPLNVPGTPDYKSHSVQQAGVALPLGRYLIIVSTAADDPTKNRPGVTTATAEVSVSELSQVRRAAATQDGPELLVLHRQGGQPLAGVKALPFFQYYDQPSRTYKQRRGEVQTTNAEGQTQLPIGSTTEQNIQLQAVLLSQGPDSLLVTEGGYYGPRRLRTPEAEQPERRTFLYTDRAIYRPGQTLYFKGILTESLAGKARLLTKQSVSVRLVDVNGQTVQTLSFTTSDFGSFNSSLVLPTGLLNGEMSLQTDNGGVSFAVEDYKRPTFQVTFGPVQGTPVLGKEVTVRGKATAYAGQPIDGGTVQYRVVRRTVWPLFEPYYGRGGGKIGYPGPGRGGEVEILNGTTQTDSAGGFAVTFLAQADEEMRRGRGGWGPGYIFEVTADVTDAGGETRTGQQNVSLGTTALNLRLEIPELLNRDKMPALQLFSTNAAGEPQVARGQLRLYRLTPPARALRPRLWERPEREALSREEFKRQFPLDAYGPEDNDSTWARTLVLTQDFDTEKTPQLTALATQLQQQVPGRYLLEATATTTIGTPAKTERAFTLFSPTAKELPIPAPDWFVTLQDSVAPGQTARFLVGSSEAGARILVEAEAKGKTLRHEWLTLKANEQRLVEIAVPAALGETQLYLHATQVRDNRLYTHTAPVQVATPPAPLVLSIATFRDKLQPGQKETWRVTIYNTAGKPADAELMASLYDQSLDVFRPHSFMPLEFPKPYFPAVLAWNGQFGTEESRILLAGQQPNIQVDLVEYPLLNQWGYLDNQGMMLYESVVVQNGGGRKTTKGKTARVSGQVEMAAAPAAMDMAQGKQLSEVVVTGLGAEEKSAPPQVDLSAIQARKDFRETACWLPAVRTNAKGEMVLEFQMPEAVTRWQLLALAHDQQLHTGLLRRELVTQKQLQVTPNAPRFFREGDQLRLTAKLSNLTDQPMSGTAQLFLLDARTQQPLDGKLLKGAAQQKFTLSANQSSAVGWDLQIPETAEGELPLEAITYRVVAQTEAPKQSKRKSKKQPVETYSDGEENTLPVLPNRLLVTESLPLPIVGPATREFELKKLTSTTSPTRRNYSLTLEMTENPAWYAVQSLPYLMEYPYECSEQVFSRLYANLIAAKILQSNPRLKTVLEEWKRAAQSGDKAALTSKLEQNQELKNLLLQETPWVRDAQNETERMRRLTELFDEPRLKAETARALTKLAKMQHPNGSFPWFEKMPDDRYITQLIIAGFGKLQKLGAFDATQDAQARPLLENAVRYLDEQLQHDYTELRKQKGVDLKQQHVSDVQIQALYARSFWRKQAVAKSAQPAETYYQQQAATYWKVHTRYLQAQTALALHRQKTQPAAVKDILTALSENALHSPELGMYWKEVRGGYYWREAPTETQATLIEAFDEVRNDQKSVDEMKLWLLKQKQTQNWESTRATADACYALLLRGSDWLQPTKPIQVTVGGETVKPSTQQAGTGYFKTTFPATQIKPAQGKVTVQKTDAGVAWGALYWQYFEQIDKITPAATPLSLERQLFREQRTAGGPTLERLTAATPLRVGDVLVVRLVLRSDRDLEYVHLKDQRAAGLELISQTSGYRYQSGLGYYESPRDAANNFFIGFFPKGMHTFEYRLRAAQSGDFSGGLSQLQCLYAPEFTSHSAGTRVLISGMAGK; translated from the coding sequence ATGCTTTTCTCCAGTGGTTCCTCCGCGCCCACGCCCCCCGCTGGCCCCAACCCCAAAAAGTGGAAGCAGATTGATGCGCTGCTGGCGAAGGATCAGACAGCCTCCGCCAAAAAGCTGGTGGATGAAATCTACCAGCAGGCCCGCCAGCAGCAGGATACCCCCGAATATCTGCGCGCCCTGCTCTACAAGCTGCGTCTGCTGGAAGCTAAGGAGGAAGAAGCGGATGTAAAAGCCATTGCGCTGGTAGAAGCCGATTTGCAGCAGGCGAAATTTCCCGCCCGGCCTATCCTGCACAGTCTGCTGGCCCAGTTCTACGCCAATTATTACGAGGAGCACCGCTACCAGCTCTACGACCGCACCCAGGGCGCGAACCAAAGTGCAGCTCCCACCGATACCAGCGCCGCCGACCTGCGCACTTGGGATGCTGCCCGCCTCGGCAGCGCCGTAGTGCAGCATTACAAAGCCTCCATTGCCGATGAGCCGCAGCGCCAGCAACAGCTGTTCCTGTCGCAGCTGGGCTACGCCATTAGAGGTGGCAATGCTGAAGGCCGTGCCCTGCGCCCCACGCTCTACGACCTGCTGGCCCACCGCGCCGTGGATGGCCTGCAAAACGATGAATACTACGTTACGCGCCCCGCTGCTCAGTTTCAGCTGAAAGATGCGCGCCTGTTTGGCCCGGCCGCGGAGTTTGCCCGTCTCCGGCTCACCGCGCCTAAAGCCGATTCGCTTAACGGTCAGTTTCATGCCTTGCAAGTGCTACAGCAACTCATAGCCTTCCGCCTGCAGGATGCTAAAAACTTGGCGGCCCTGGCCGATGTGGACCGCAAGCGGCTGGCCATTGTGAAGGAGCACGCCGAAATGGCGAAGGAAGATTCCCTTTATGCTGCCGCCCTGACCCGGGAAGCCCAATCGTATCAAACGCTGCCCATCAGCACCGAGTTTCTGGCTGCTTTAGCGGACCAACTGGAAGAAAGCCAACCTGCCAAAGCCCGGGAAGTAGCTTTGGAAGCAGAAAAGCGCTTTCCCAAATCCCGGGGTGCTCAGCAGGCGAAGGCCATTCGGCAGCGTATTGAAGCTGTCACGCTTGAGTTTACCGCTGAGGAAGTACTGCTGCCCAACCAGCCTTGGCTGCTGAAACTGGAGGTGCGCAACGTAGCCAAGCTGTACGCCCGGGCTTACCGCATCAGTACTGCGCAGGCCATGCGCTACCTCAGCCGGGAAGAAAGAGGCGAAGTACAGCCCTTGCAGAAGCGCTACGCCCGCGTGCTGGCCGCCAAGCCCGCGGCAGTCTGGCCCCTGAATGTGCCCGGCACGCCGGACTATAAAAGCCACTCCGTGCAGCAGGCCGGCGTAGCACTGCCCCTCGGTCGCTATCTGATTATCGTCAGCACGGCGGCCGACGACCCTACCAAGAACCGCCCCGGCGTGACCACGGCCACTGCGGAAGTAAGTGTGAGCGAGCTAAGCCAGGTGCGCCGCGCCGCCGCAACCCAGGACGGCCCCGAGCTACTGGTGCTGCATCGGCAAGGCGGCCAGCCGCTGGCCGGCGTAAAAGCGCTGCCCTTTTTTCAGTATTACGACCAGCCAAGCCGTACATACAAACAGCGCCGCGGCGAGGTACAAACCACCAACGCGGAGGGTCAGACCCAGCTCCCCATAGGCTCGACCACCGAACAGAATATTCAGCTACAGGCGGTTCTGCTTTCCCAGGGTCCCGACTCCCTATTGGTAACCGAAGGCGGCTACTATGGTCCGCGCCGGCTGCGCACGCCCGAGGCCGAACAACCCGAGCGCCGCACTTTTCTCTACACTGACCGCGCCATCTACCGCCCTGGTCAGACGCTCTATTTCAAAGGCATCCTGACTGAAAGCCTGGCTGGCAAAGCCCGGCTTCTGACCAAACAATCCGTTTCCGTACGCTTGGTCGACGTGAATGGCCAGACGGTACAAACCCTTTCCTTTACTACCTCTGATTTTGGTTCCTTCAACAGCTCCTTGGTCTTGCCCACGGGCCTGCTGAACGGAGAAATGAGCCTTCAAACCGATAATGGCGGCGTCAGCTTCGCCGTGGAAGACTACAAGCGCCCTACGTTCCAGGTTACGTTTGGGCCAGTGCAAGGCACGCCCGTTCTGGGCAAGGAGGTGACGGTGCGCGGCAAAGCCACGGCCTATGCCGGCCAACCCATTGACGGCGGCACGGTGCAGTACCGCGTGGTGCGCCGCACCGTATGGCCGCTGTTTGAGCCTTACTATGGGCGTGGCGGAGGAAAAATCGGTTACCCCGGCCCCGGGAGAGGAGGGGAGGTTGAAATCCTGAATGGTACTACCCAAACCGATTCGGCGGGTGGCTTTGCCGTTACGTTCCTGGCTCAGGCCGATGAAGAAATGCGGCGCGGGCGCGGCGGCTGGGGACCGGGCTATATTTTTGAAGTAACGGCTGATGTGACGGACGCCGGCGGCGAAACCCGCACCGGCCAGCAGAACGTGAGCCTGGGCACCACGGCCCTCAACCTGCGCCTAGAAATTCCCGAATTACTGAACCGTGACAAAATGCCGGCCCTGCAGCTCTTCAGCACCAATGCGGCCGGCGAGCCGCAAGTCGCGCGTGGCCAGCTGCGCCTCTACCGCCTCACCCCGCCCGCCCGCGCCCTGCGCCCCCGCCTTTGGGAACGGCCCGAGCGCGAAGCCCTGAGCCGGGAGGAGTTCAAGCGGCAGTTCCCCCTGGATGCCTACGGCCCGGAAGACAACGACAGCACCTGGGCCCGCACGCTTGTACTCACCCAGGATTTCGATACCGAGAAAACCCCGCAGCTAACGGCTCTGGCTACCCAACTGCAACAGCAGGTACCCGGCCGCTACCTGTTGGAGGCTACGGCCACCACAACTATCGGAACGCCGGCTAAAACGGAGCGGGCTTTTACACTGTTTTCGCCCACGGCCAAAGAGTTGCCAATTCCTGCCCCGGATTGGTTTGTTACCCTGCAGGACAGCGTAGCACCCGGACAAACGGCCCGTTTTCTGGTGGGGAGCAGTGAGGCCGGTGCCCGCATTCTGGTGGAAGCCGAGGCCAAGGGCAAAACCCTGCGCCACGAGTGGCTCACGCTGAAAGCTAATGAGCAGCGCCTGGTGGAAATAGCAGTGCCGGCTGCCCTCGGCGAAACCCAGCTCTACCTGCACGCCACGCAAGTGCGCGACAACCGCCTGTACACCCACACGGCCCCGGTGCAGGTAGCTACGCCGCCTGCGCCGCTGGTGCTCAGCATTGCCACCTTCCGCGACAAGCTCCAGCCCGGCCAGAAGGAAACCTGGCGCGTCACCATCTATAATACCGCCGGCAAGCCCGCTGATGCGGAGCTGATGGCCAGCCTGTATGATCAGTCGCTGGATGTATTCCGGCCACATTCTTTCATGCCGCTGGAATTCCCGAAACCGTATTTTCCGGCTGTGCTGGCGTGGAATGGACAGTTTGGGACGGAGGAGTCTAGAATACTCTTAGCTGGGCAGCAACCCAATATCCAGGTTGACTTAGTCGAATATCCGCTGCTGAATCAGTGGGGTTATTTAGATAACCAGGGTATGATGCTTTATGAAAGCGTAGTCGTACAGAATGGTGGTGGAAGGAAAACTACCAAAGGCAAAACAGCCCGGGTTTCAGGTCAGGTAGAAATGGCTGCTGCGCCCGCAGCCATGGACATGGCTCAAGGAAAGCAACTCAGCGAAGTGGTAGTCACAGGCCTAGGAGCTGAGGAGAAGTCGGCGCCACCACAGGTTGACCTCTCCGCCATCCAAGCCCGCAAAGACTTCCGTGAAACAGCCTGCTGGTTACCAGCCGTGCGCACCAATGCTAAAGGCGAAATGGTCTTGGAGTTCCAGATGCCGGAAGCCGTCACGCGCTGGCAACTGCTGGCCCTGGCCCACGATCAGCAACTGCACACCGGCCTGCTGCGCCGCGAGCTGGTTACCCAGAAACAGCTGCAGGTAACGCCTAATGCCCCGCGCTTCTTCCGGGAAGGCGACCAGCTGCGCCTCACCGCCAAGCTCAGCAACCTCACTGATCAACCCATGAGCGGCACTGCCCAGCTGTTTCTGCTGGATGCCCGCACTCAGCAGCCCCTTGATGGAAAGCTGCTGAAAGGGGCCGCGCAGCAGAAGTTCACCCTCAGCGCCAACCAAAGCAGCGCCGTGGGCTGGGACCTGCAAATTCCGGAAACCGCCGAAGGTGAGCTGCCGCTGGAAGCCATAACCTACCGCGTAGTAGCCCAAACGGAAGCCCCCAAGCAGTCGAAGCGCAAATCCAAAAAGCAGCCGGTAGAAACCTATTCCGATGGCGAGGAAAACACGCTACCGGTGCTGCCTAACCGGTTGCTGGTTACCGAGAGCCTGCCGCTGCCTATTGTAGGCCCGGCCACACGGGAGTTTGAGTTGAAAAAGCTGACCAGTACCACGTCGCCCACGCGCCGGAATTACTCGCTCACGCTGGAAATGACCGAAAACCCCGCGTGGTATGCCGTGCAGTCCCTGCCGTACCTGATGGAGTACCCCTATGAGTGCTCCGAGCAGGTATTTAGCCGCCTGTATGCCAACCTGATAGCCGCGAAGATCCTGCAAAGCAACCCGCGTCTGAAAACGGTGCTGGAAGAGTGGAAGCGCGCCGCTCAAAGCGGCGACAAAGCCGCCCTCACCAGCAAGCTGGAGCAAAACCAGGAGCTCAAAAACCTGCTGCTGCAGGAAACCCCGTGGGTGCGTGATGCGCAAAATGAAACCGAGCGGATGCGCCGGCTGACGGAGCTGTTTGACGAGCCGCGCCTGAAGGCGGAAACTGCCCGAGCCCTCACCAAGCTGGCCAAAATGCAGCATCCCAACGGCTCCTTCCCCTGGTTTGAGAAGATGCCCGATGACCGGTACATCACCCAGCTGATTATTGCCGGTTTCGGCAAGCTGCAGAAGCTGGGCGCTTTCGATGCTACCCAGGATGCCCAGGCCCGCCCGCTGCTGGAAAACGCCGTGCGCTACCTCGATGAGCAGCTACAGCACGACTACACCGAGCTGCGCAAGCAGAAAGGCGTAGACCTGAAGCAGCAGCACGTTTCGGATGTTCAGATTCAGGCGCTGTACGCCCGCAGCTTCTGGCGGAAACAGGCCGTAGCCAAATCAGCCCAGCCCGCTGAAACCTATTATCAACAGCAAGCCGCCACTTATTGGAAAGTGCACACGCGCTACCTGCAGGCGCAAACAGCCCTGGCCCTGCATCGGCAGAAAACACAGCCGGCTGCCGTAAAGGATATTCTCACGGCCCTTTCGGAAAATGCCCTGCACTCACCGGAGCTGGGCATGTACTGGAAAGAGGTGCGCGGCGGCTACTACTGGCGCGAAGCACCCACAGAAACCCAGGCCACGCTCATCGAAGCCTTCGATGAAGTGCGCAACGACCAAAAATCAGTGGATGAAATGAAGCTGTGGCTGCTGAAGCAGAAGCAAACCCAGAACTGGGAAAGCACCCGTGCCACCGCCGATGCCTGCTACGCCCTGCTGCTGCGCGGCTCCGACTGGCTCCAGCCGACCAAACCCATTCAGGTAACGGTAGGAGGGGAGACTGTGAAGCCCAGCACGCAACAGGCCGGTACGGGCTACTTCAAAACCACCTTCCCCGCCACGCAAATCAAACCCGCCCAGGGTAAGGTAACGGTGCAAAAGACCGATGCCGGCGTAGCCTGGGGCGCGCTGTACTGGCAGTATTTTGAGCAGATTGATAAGATAACCCCGGCTGCCACGCCCCTGAGCCTGGAGCGCCAGCTCTTCCGCGAGCAGCGCACGGCCGGCGGCCCCACCTTGGAGCGTCTCACCGCCGCCACGCCGCTGCGGGTAGGCGACGTGCTGGTGGTGCGCCTCGTACTGCGCTCCGACCGTGACCTGGAGTACGTGCATCTGAAAGACCAGCGCGCCGCTGGTCTGGAGCTCATCAGCCAGACCTCAGGCTACCGCTACCAGTCCGGCCTGGGGTATTATGAGAGCCCCCGCGACGCGGCCAACAACTTCTTTATCGGCTTTTTCCCGAAGGGTATGCACACCTTTGAGTACCGCCTGCGTGCGGCCCAGAGCGGTGATTTTTCGGGTGGCCTCTCCCAGCTGCAGTGCCTGTATGCGCCGGAGTTTACCAGCCATTCGGCCGGTACGCGGGTGCTGATTTCTGGCATGGCAGGAAAGTAG
- a CDS encoding MBL fold metallo-hydrolase — protein sequence MKTPSQFNGKKYLNTIPTGMSGEYGRMARRWLTGKEEREPQIPLGPFAADAAALSEPVPADALRVTWFGHSSTLIELDGKRFLTDPVWRQRASPSTLMGPRRFFAPPLSLAELPALDGVLLSHDHYDHLDKDAIRALGRTGVPFYCPLGVGGHLRRWGIKPEQITELDWWQEVKVDDTHTLAATPARHFSGRTLTRDDTLWASWCILGPLHRAFFGGDSGPYEAGFREIGAAYGPFDVVMLEIGAYDEMWADIHMGPDHALVAHRALGGGALLPLHWATFNLAFHSWHEPADRLVAAAGPEVPLLLPAPGQRVTVAEGPLSGYWWHAYRSK from the coding sequence ATGAAAACGCCTTCCCAATTCAACGGCAAAAAATACCTGAATACCATTCCCACTGGCATGTCGGGGGAGTATGGGCGCATGGCGCGGCGCTGGCTCACGGGCAAGGAGGAGCGGGAGCCGCAAATCCCGCTGGGGCCTTTTGCAGCGGATGCCGCTGCCCTCTCGGAGCCCGTACCGGCCGATGCGCTGCGGGTCACCTGGTTCGGGCATTCGTCTACGCTGATTGAGCTGGATGGCAAGCGCTTTTTAACGGACCCGGTCTGGCGGCAGCGGGCATCTCCCTCCACTTTAATGGGCCCAAGGCGGTTTTTTGCCCCGCCGCTGTCCCTGGCCGAGCTGCCTGCGCTGGATGGCGTCCTGCTTTCCCACGACCATTACGACCACCTCGACAAAGACGCCATTCGGGCGCTGGGCCGTACCGGGGTGCCGTTTTACTGCCCGCTGGGCGTGGGCGGCCACCTGCGTCGCTGGGGAATTAAGCCGGAACAGATAACTGAGCTGGACTGGTGGCAGGAAGTGAAAGTGGACGACACCCATACGCTGGCCGCCACACCCGCCCGCCACTTTTCGGGCCGCACCCTCACCCGGGACGATACCCTATGGGCTTCCTGGTGCATTCTTGGCCCGCTGCACCGCGCCTTCTTCGGCGGCGACTCCGGCCCCTACGAGGCCGGCTTCCGCGAAATCGGCGCCGCCTATGGACCTTTTGATGTGGTGATGCTGGAAATTGGGGCGTATGATGAAATGTGGGCCGATATCCATATGGGTCCCGACCATGCCCTGGTGGCCCACCGGGCATTAGGTGGCGGGGCACTGCTGCCATTGCACTGGGCCACATTCAACCTGGCCTTCCATAGCTGGCACGAGCCCGCTGACCGGCTGGTAGCAGCGGCCGGACCGGAAGTGCCATTGCTACTGCCGGCTCCAGGCCAGCGGGTAACCGTAGCGGAAGGGCCCTTGTCCGGCTACTGGTGGCATGCATACCGAAGTAAATAA
- a CDS encoding 2Fe-2S iron-sulfur cluster-binding protein, with translation MSLDVTEVRVYVEEEPGHRREIVGPTDMGLSLMELLKADGYDIQATCGGMALCGTCHVEVLAGPELPEPSDDELAMLESLPVMTQGSRLSCQIRINARLDGLVVRLMPQGT, from the coding sequence ATGAGCCTGGACGTTACTGAAGTTCGAGTATATGTAGAGGAAGAGCCGGGCCACCGGCGCGAGATTGTAGGCCCCACCGATATGGGCCTGAGCTTAATGGAGCTGCTGAAGGCTGATGGCTACGACATTCAGGCTACCTGCGGCGGCATGGCGCTGTGCGGCACCTGCCACGTAGAAGTGCTGGCCGGCCCCGAGCTGCCTGAGCCCAGCGACGATGAGCTGGCTATGCTGGAAAGCCTGCCCGTAATGACGCAGGGCAGCCGCCTCTCCTGCCAGATTCGCATCAACGCCCGCCTGGATGGGCTGGTGGTGCGCCTCATGCCGCAGGGCACCTAA